A segment of the Longimicrobiaceae bacterium genome:
CGCAGCGACAGCCGGTCCTGCGTGAAGTTCTGCTCCGTGCTGTTCCCGCCGATGCGGATGGTCCCGATGATGTCGCGCCCCACCAGGCCGGGGTTGAGCGGCGTGGGGTTCCACGAGTAGCGCTGGAAGCTGGCCGACGCCTGGTTGAGCAGGCTGCCGTGCGTCCAGTCGTCCTTCAGCCCGAAGGTGTTCACGTTGTTGCGCAGGTCCGTGGCGGCCTCGAAGCTCGTCTGGCTGCCGAAGTCGCGCGTCTCGTGCTCGTTGCGCAGGTTGGCGGTGAATTCGAGCGTGTGGCTCTCCACCGGCTGGTAGCTCAGCTTGCCGAAGAAGAGGTTGCTGCGGAAGGGCTGCCCGAAGCTGCCCGCGTACTTGCCGAACTGGCTCACGGCCGCGGGCGGCGCGCCGCCGTTGAGGAACACCGTGGCCGCGCGGTCCTGGTAGTTGCCCTCGTACGCGGCGAACAGGTGCAGCTTGTCCTTGATGAGCGGGCCGCCCAGGCTTACGCCCGCCTGCCAGCGGCGGTAGTCCGGCTTGGGCGCGCAGGCGTTGCCCGCCGTCTTCGCCTGGTCGCAGCGCTGGTCGGCGAAGAAGTCCTGCCGCACGAAATCGTTGGGCTGCCCGTACGCGAAGGCGCCGCCCTCCCAGCGGTTGCCGCCGGTGCGGGTCACGGCGGTGATCACGGCGCCGGCGGCCTTCTGGTACTCGGCCTTGTAGTTCTCGGTGATCACCCGGAACTCGCCGATGGCGCTCTGCGGGAACGGGTTGCCGCGGCTGGCGTCCTGCCCGGCCACGCCGCCCTGCAGGATGTCGTTCTTGTAGCTGATGCCGTCGATGAACACGTTCACCTGCTCGGCCGGCAGGCCGCCGCTGCTCACCGTCTTGCGCTGGTCGTCGAGCGAGAGGTGCACGCCGTTGGCCAGCTGGGCGAAGTTGAGGAAGTTGCGGTCGCCCTGCGGCAGCGCCTCCATCTGCTGCCGCGTCACGTTGGTCGCCACCTCGCTCGTCTGCGTCTCGAACGCGCGGTCGCCCACCACGGTGATGCCCTGGAGCGCCACGGTGCGGGCGCCCACGTTCAGGTCCAGCGTGAGCGACTGGCCCACGCCCACCACGATGCTGCGCGCCTGCGTCTCGCCGCCGGTGCCGCGCACGTCTATGGCGTACGTGCCGGGGGGCAGGCCGGCCAGGTTGTAGAAGCCGCCCTGCTGCACCGGCGTGCGCCGCACGAAGCCGGTCTGCGTGTTGCGCGCCTCCACAAAGGCCGTCGCCGCCATGGCGCCTTCGCTGCTCCTCACCGTCCCGCGAATGCTGCCCGTGGACGTCTGCGCGGCGGCCGCGCCGGCGAGCGCGAGGGCCAGCGCCCCCACACCCGCACATGCGCGGAGCAGCCCGCGGATTCCGACTCGGTTTGTCATCGTCGTTCGGCTCCTGGGAGAATGGAACTACGGGATCGGGATAGGGAAAACTCCGGGACTTGCTCGACGCCGGTCCACCTGGCGTCGCGCTACGTCTCTTCGGCCGGCGGAGGGCCGGTGGCGACGCGGTCCGGCGACGCCGCGGGAACGGGCGGGCAGCCGCACGACTCGCGGATCACCAGCTCGGTGGGCAGCGTGAGGTGCACGCGCGCGTGCCGGTTCTCGTCCGCCACGGCGCGCACCAGCTGCTGCATGGCCTGCGCGCCCAGCTCGTTGATGGACACGCGCACGGAGGAGAGCGGCGGGGTGAGGAAGCGCGAGATGGGGATGTCGTCGAAGCCCGCCACCGCCATCTCGCCCGGCACCGCCACGCCGGCCTCGCGCAGCGCGCTGATGGCGCCCAGCGCGCTGGAGTCGTTCGCGGCGAAGAGCGCCGTCGGACGGTCCGCCAGCGCGAGGAGACGGCGGGCCGCCTGGAAGCCCGACTCCTCCGTGAAGTCGCCTTCCATCTCCAGCTCCGCGTCGTGCTGGAGCCCCGCTTCCCGCAGCGCGTCGCGGTAGCCGCGCAGGCGCTCGTACGCGTCGTGGTTGGGCTCGGGCCCGCGCACCATGCCGATGCGCCGGTGCCCGTGCGACGCCAGGTGCAGCGTCATCTCCCGCGCCCCGCCGTAGTTGTCCACCGCCAGCGTGTCGAAGTCGGGGCTCTCAACGGCGGAGTTGAGCAGCACCACGGGCAGGCTCTCCGGCAGGTTGGCGGAGAGGACCTGCACGTCGATGTGAGGCGACATCAGCACCAGCCCGTCCACGCGGCCGCGCATGGCCTGGAGCGCGGCTTCGATGTCGGTGCGGTCGTTGTGGGAGCTGGAGAGGAGCAGGTGGTACTTCTCGCGCTGGGCCGCCTGGTCCAGCCCGCGGATCACCTCGCTGAAGAACTCGCCGTACAGATCGGGCAGCAGGACGCCCAGCGTGCCGGAGCGCCGCATGCTGAGGCTGCGCGCGGCGCCGTTGGGGGCGTAGCGCATCTCCTCGGCGACACGGTGGATGCGCACCCGCGTGTCGTCGGCCACGGGCCCGCTCTCGTTGAGCACCCGCGACACGGTGGCGACGGAGACGCCCGCCACCCGCGCCACGTCCCTGATGGTCACACGCATCGGTTCCTGTTCGGCGGGAGGGGATGCCGGGAATCCTGCGTTGGCGCAGCGGGGGATGCCGCACCGGATGTAACCGATTACTGAAAACGTTTCCACCAGAGTAGAGCACCCGACGCGGCACGTCAAGAGAGACGCGGTGGGCAGCCCTTCACGCTGCCTAGTGTAGTGATTCAGGAAGAGCGTGCGCTATTCGGTGGCTCCGTCATAACGTCATAACCAGGCGGTGTTTGACGGCACGGGCACGAGCCTCCACCTAGGGCGGCCCGCACTAGATGCTTGCCGGCCGGATCACCGGCCGCTAACCATATTGCGTGACCGGTGTACGTTCGTGGCCGGCTCCTGGCGGGACTGGCCCCGCCGCCGACGACCTTCCGGCGGGTGTCGCCGGCCCGCTGACCCCAGAGTGCCGGCCGAAGGGCCACCGCCCGGCTGGGCCCGTTCCCCAACCTTCCCCACCACCGCCTCACCCGCCATGCGCCGGCCCGCTGGGGCCTTCGCGCGGACCTTCCGCAGGCCGTCCATCCCTCCGGCCGAGCGCCGACGTTCGACAACGCGGTGAGCGGCACGCCCCCCACGGGCGCGCCGTGTCGTGCAGCCCCGTAGCTCGCGCTCAGGCGATGCGGCGGGGCTTGCCCTTTCTCGGCGCCCGCCGGGTATTCGATCCGGGCAGGTCGCCGCCGGGATCGAACGTTCCTGGTCCGTCTACCCGCTTCCAACCCGGAGAAGAGCCATGAGCCACGATTGCGCAGTCTATGCCGAGTGGTCCGACAGCCACAAGAAGATGGAGCCGGAGGCCAACGTCCGCGTCTTCAACCGGGTAGAGGTGGAGTCGAAGGGAAGCACCAGCCTGGACATGGAGACCGGTGCGGTGAGCCTGCAGCCCGGCACCTACCACATCACCGCCAGCTCCATCGTCACGCCGTTCTTTCCCGAGACGGACACAGACGGGCGCGTGACGCCGCAACCGCGGCCGTACGGCGGGTACGCGCGGCTGCGCTACGCCGACAAGGCGGCCCGCGAGGACACTCCCATCGCCCTGGGCACCATCAGCCACGTCAACATGCTGCCCAGCCTGATCGACACGTACCTTCACGTGGACGAGCCGGTGGAGATCATGCTGGACCACCAGGCCGGGGCCCACACCGAAGACCTGTACCTGCAGGTGGCGGTGGAAGACTCGTCGTGGCACATCTTCGCGCGCATCAGCATCCACCGCCTGTAGGCCGGCGTCCGCGGTTCCCCCATCGCTACAGCCAACGGGACGGTACTTCGATGCAATACAAGATCACCGCGCAGATTCCGCCGCTGGCCGCGCCGGGCACGCGCACCTCGCAGGTGAACCGCGTGTTCAACGCGGCGCTGGGCGAGTTCCTGGACCAGCACGGAGGCGCGCGGTACGAGGAGATGTACGCGCGGTACATTGGCATCGCGCCGCGATTCCGCCCCCGCAGCGGCGACTGCGATCCGTGGGTGCCGGCGGAGGAGGCGGACGACGCCCTGAAGGCGGTGCTGCGGCGCGGCACGCTACGGTTCGGCTTCGTCGCCGGCGTGCCGTACGTCTATCGCGACGAGGGCAGGCTCACCGGCCTGGATTACGAGCTGGGGCAGGCGCTGACCGAGATCATCAGCCACCACTACCATGGCGCGCCGCACCGGCTGCGGGCCGAGTGGGTGGAGCTGGCGCTGCCGGGCGAGGAGCAGGCGGACAAGCTGGCGGCACTGGCGGGCGGGCTGGCGGAGGGCGATTTCGACATCGCCCTCTCCGGCCAGATGATGCTTCCCACCAGCTACCTGGGCGGCGCCAAGATCGAGTGGACGGCGCCGACGGCCATCCTCTTCACCGCCGTCAGCTACACCGGGCGTGACGACGACAAGCTGGACGTCAGGAAGATGGCGGCCCTGCACTCCGGAGACCTGCCGGCGTTCGAGGCGTACGCCGCCGCCGAGAGTCAGCGCCTGGGGCTGGAGCTGCGGCTGTTCAGCGTGATGAACCCCGGTCCGTCGCCCGGCGCGGCCACGAACCTGGTGTACGCCATCCATACCGCCGGCGGCCGCGCCGTCTGGGACACGGGCGACATCAGCGACTCCGACACGGTGATGCTGACCGCCACCGACCACTTCGCCGTGGGCGATTCGCTTGCGTCGGGCGAGCAGTCCACGCGCCAGGGCTTCGGCGGCATCTACCTGAACATCCCTGCTACACAGGAGCTGTGGCCCCTCGCCGGCTTCACCGCCGGCCCGGGAGACGTGGCGCAGCCGCACTTCGCCGTCTTCGCCGAGCACTCCGACAGCAAGAAGCCGATGGCGGTCGATTCCACCCAGCCCGCGCAGAGCAGCGGGTGGAACGTGCGCGTCTTCAACCGCACGGAATCCTCGCGCGGCACGAGCGTGCAGTTGGAGGCGGGCACCGGCGTGGTGAAGCTGGCGGCGGGGCGCTACCACGTCACCGCTACGTCGCTGGTCACCTACGACGACATGGCTGCCTTCGGAAAGGTGACCACCGACGCGGAGCCGTACGGCGGATACTGCCGCCTGCGCCGCGCGGAAGACGTGGGCTGCGGCAACGAGAAGGCTCTGGCCGTCGGCACCATGAGCAACGCCAACATGGTCCCCAGCACCATCGACGCGTACCTGGAGCTGGCCGAGGAGACGCGCCTGGTGCTGGAGCACCAGGTGGGCGCCAACGTGGACCACCTGTACCTGCAGGGCATCTGGGAGAAGTCGTCGTGGCACGTCTTTGCCCGCATCGCCATCCAGAGCGTGTAGCCGCGGCCGTCCCCGGCATGCTGCGGGTTCAGG
Coding sequences within it:
- a CDS encoding LacI family DNA-binding transcriptional regulator, with translation MTIRDVARVAGVSVATVSRVLNESGPVADDTRVRIHRVAEEMRYAPNGAARSLSMRRSGTLGVLLPDLYGEFFSEVIRGLDQAAQREKYHLLLSSSHNDRTDIEAALQAMRGRVDGLVLMSPHIDVQVLSANLPESLPVVLLNSAVESPDFDTLAVDNYGGAREMTLHLASHGHRRIGMVRGPEPNHDAYERLRGYRDALREAGLQHDAELEMEGDFTEESGFQAARRLLALADRPTALFAANDSSALGAISALREAGVAVPGEMAVAGFDDIPISRFLTPPLSSVRVSINELGAQAMQQLVRAVADENRHARVHLTLPTELVIRESCGCPPVPAASPDRVATGPPPAEET